One genomic segment of Arenicella xantha includes these proteins:
- a CDS encoding ATP-binding response regulator, with translation MPMKPIDFHVKKQTLEVLLNRRTPNWALLTLVLTFSFFYWRHDPTAVVIFCLIPNLLIVTLRGFWLYPMFDRAEVTSYNIDRLLKLYAANVALTGITWSIALPMFFTPANTLLLLVFSFVYFILIVSGTVALAAHRPSYFVYWLPFSISLPLLFFIYDNGQYASFGVGTIFFNIFILYLYNVTNTEVVDLIRVQLEKQNLAESLEEKRVVAEKAVDDKNRFLAAASHDLRQPLHTTGLLLSALHEHVKTETGQQLLEGVSNSMNALNNSFNSLLDVSKLDAGVVEVSQKNIPLHDLFQEISEEFSSQAEGKGIKFEIDHTKHFVYTDPVLLMRILRNLLSNAVKYTENGTISIVANSKRNGNLCISISDSGPGIPAEEADNIFSEYYQLHNPERDRNQGFGLGLAIVKRLCDLLDLPLTFDTAVGHGTTFKLEVRPGTETASQKPVETSANIGDLLDKSILVIDDDLSVLNGMDKLLTSWGCQVFCAESEDQAVALMSGLNRPPDVTIADYRLRNDKVGTDACQRIQEEFNQEIPSIIVTGDTSPERLQQVVNSGFQLLHKPVSPEQLLAVIHDALRLKPSS, from the coding sequence ATGCCGATGAAGCCAATCGATTTTCATGTCAAAAAACAAACCCTTGAGGTTTTGCTGAATCGTCGTACGCCAAACTGGGCGCTACTTACTCTTGTGCTCACGTTTTCGTTTTTTTATTGGCGCCATGACCCCACTGCGGTAGTCATATTTTGCCTGATCCCTAATTTATTGATTGTTACACTTAGAGGGTTTTGGCTCTATCCAATGTTTGATCGGGCCGAAGTAACATCGTACAACATTGACCGATTACTAAAATTATACGCGGCCAATGTTGCCTTAACTGGCATAACTTGGAGCATTGCTCTACCGATGTTTTTCACTCCAGCAAACACTCTACTGCTACTAGTGTTTTCTTTCGTCTACTTCATTCTAATCGTTTCCGGAACTGTCGCCCTAGCGGCGCACCGCCCTTCGTATTTTGTGTACTGGCTACCCTTCTCCATTTCCTTACCCCTGCTATTTTTCATTTACGACAATGGCCAATATGCATCGTTTGGCGTCGGGACGATATTCTTTAATATCTTCATCCTTTACCTCTACAATGTAACAAATACAGAAGTAGTGGACTTAATCAGAGTTCAACTCGAGAAGCAAAATCTAGCCGAAAGCCTCGAAGAAAAAAGAGTTGTGGCCGAAAAAGCCGTGGACGATAAAAATCGATTTCTTGCAGCGGCCAGTCATGACTTAAGACAACCATTGCACACTACTGGGCTCCTACTATCGGCTCTGCATGAGCATGTTAAAACTGAAACGGGACAACAATTACTGGAAGGCGTTTCCAACTCAATGAACGCTCTCAATAACTCGTTTAATAGTTTGCTGGACGTGTCAAAATTGGATGCAGGCGTGGTAGAAGTTAGTCAGAAAAACATACCATTGCACGATCTTTTCCAAGAAATTAGCGAAGAGTTTTCGTCACAAGCAGAAGGCAAAGGCATCAAGTTCGAGATTGATCACACTAAGCATTTCGTATATACGGACCCAGTACTCTTAATGCGAATATTACGAAACCTACTGTCGAACGCCGTCAAATATACCGAAAACGGTACGATTTCCATCGTCGCAAACTCCAAGCGTAACGGGAATCTGTGCATTAGCATATCTGATTCTGGCCCAGGCATTCCGGCCGAAGAGGCTGACAATATATTTTCCGAATATTACCAGCTGCATAACCCTGAACGCGACCGAAATCAGGGCTTTGGCTTGGGTCTAGCAATCGTCAAACGTCTATGCGATTTACTTGACCTACCATTAACGTTTGACACGGCTGTTGGCCATGGGACTACGTTTAAATTAGAGGTAAGACCCGGTACCGAGACAGCCTCACAAAAGCCGGTCGAAACAAGCGCCAATATTGGAGACCTGCTGGATAAATCAATCTTAGTAATCGACGACGATCTAAGCGTGTTAAACGGCATGGATAAACTTTTAACTTCTTGGGGATGCCAAGTCTTCTGCGCCGAATCAGAGGACCAGGCGGTTGCGTTAATGAGCGGACTAAACCGACCACCAGACGTCACGATCGCCGATTATCGGTTACGTAACGACAAAGTTGGCACTGATGCCTGCCAACGAATACAAGAAGAATTTAACCAAGAAATTCCATCAATCATTGTTACTGGAGACACCTCCCCAGAACGACTGCAGCAAGTTGTGAACAGCGGCTTTCAACTCTTACACAAGCCAGTGAGCCCTGAACAATTGCTCGCGGTAATACACGACGCTCTCAGATTAAAACCATCCAGTTAG